In one Halichondria panicea chromosome 4, odHalPani1.1, whole genome shotgun sequence genomic region, the following are encoded:
- the LOC135334985 gene encoding uncharacterized protein LOC135334985 isoform X1, whose product MATYIVLLSLLLLHFNEGRVTIKFDERQTTIRENDCGEIHVSITGQRARAVCITVRSITFSEFTGQLPSEYPLESLPDPAEVEDFSHDAITLPSFNGGAGATVFTVDISSLIDDDVNERNEGFWLLIEVQNEDDVTIERSGLALVIIKDNDPISIGFALPVYETIEQNRLIDDLVFIVKDGNVKSEQVLKILVMATSGSADMGVDFSALRLTELVFQPEDEAVPFPFYLYEDQIPEGVEYFPLFLSLDESQQGLQLSALSDAMVKIQDNDGNECDDTRLNDCAPNALCERTSDGHVCSCPPGFVGFPMVVCVDVDECSTPILNSCTPANLCVNTPGSFTCTCPPGDNQCISDKEMCSRDSDCGDRASCQNRPLGRCVCNDGFSGDGRTCTDIDECTAGTDECGSNSTCINTMGSYMCPCNKGFKRGSSIFECEDKDECAVYPNICENTEQCVNTPGSYECVLLSVCVFLQMRPPLVADSTRQRARAGKIRIDMIQGTMKRVVQAQVLPPVVQGVQVHVHVLNPV is encoded by the exons ATGGCCACATatattgttttgctctctctACTTCTCCTTCACTTCAACGAAG GACGTGTAACTATTAAATTTGATGAGAGGCAAACAACCATTCGTGAAAATGATTGTGGAGAAATCCACGTTAGCATAACTGGACAGAGGGCAAGGGCCGTTTGTATAACAGTTAGGTCAATCACCTTCAGTGAATTCACCGGCCAACTTCCCTCTGAATATCCCCTGGAATCCCTCCCAGATCCAGCAGAGG ttgaGGACTTCAGCCATGATGCTATTACCTTGCCCTCATTCAATGGTGGTGCTGGAGCTACAGTTTTTACTGTTGACATATCATCTCTAATTGACGATGATGTAAACGAAAGGAATGAAGGTTTCTGGCTTTTGATTGAAGTGCAGAATGAAGATGATGTGACAATTGAGAGGAGCGGATTAGCTCTTGTTATAATTAAGGATAATGATC ccatCAGTATTGGATTTGCTCTACCAGTGTACGAAACAATCGAACAAAATAGGCTGATTGACGACCTCGTGTTTATCGTGAAGGACGGCAATGTGAAGTCTGAGCAGGTGCTTAAAATCCTCGTCATGGCTACATCTGGTTCAGCTGATATGG gggTCGACTTCTCGGCTTTACGTCTGACTGAGTTGGTGTTCCAACCTGAAGATGAGGCAGTCCCATTCCCATTCTACTTGTATGAGGATCAGATTCCAGAAGGAGTTGAGTATTTTCCACTGTTTTTATCATTGGATGAGAGCCAACAAGGACTGCAATTGAGTGCCCTATCTGATGCTATGGTGAAAATTCAGGATAATGATG GTAACGAGTGTGATGATACAAGACTTAATGACTGTGCCCCAAATGCCTTGTGTGAGCGTACTAGTGATGGTCACGTCTGTTCATGCCCTCCTGGATTTGTTGGGTTTCCaatggttgtttgtgttg ATGTTGATGAGTGCTCCACACCTATCCTTAATAGCTGCACTCCAGCCAACCTATGTGTCAACACTCCAGGGAGCTTCACGTGCACCTGTCCTCCTGGAGATAACCAGTGTA TTTCAGATAAGGAAATGTGTTCTCGAGACAGTGACTGTGGTGACCGTGCCTCCTGCCAAAACAGGCCCCTTGGCAGATGTGTCTGTAACGATGGTTTCTCTGGAGATGGACGAACATGTACTG ATATTGACGAGTGTACAGCTGGGACGGACGAGTGTGGGAGCAACTCTACCTGTATCAACACCATGGGCTCTTACATGTGTCCATGTAACAAAGGGTTCAAAAGAGGGAGTTCGATATTTGAGTGTGAAG ACAAAGATGAATGTGCTGTATACCCTAATATATGTGAGAACACTGAGCAATGTGTCAACACTCCTGGTAGCTACGAATGTGTCCTCCTGA gtgtgtgtgtatttctGCAGATGAGGCCACCCCTCGTAGCAGATTCAACAAGACAAAGAGCAAGGGCCGGAAAAATAAGAATAGATATGATACAAGGAACAATGAAGAGAGTAGTTCAAGCTCAAGTTCTTCCTCCAGTAGTTCAAGGAGTTCAAGTTCACGTTCACGTTCTTAACCCAGTATAG
- the LOC135334985 gene encoding uncharacterized protein LOC135334985 isoform X2 produces the protein MATYIVLLSLLLLHFNEGRVTIKFDERQTTIRENDCGEIHVSITGQRARAVCITVRSITFSEFTGQLPSEYPLESLPDPAEVEDFSHDAITLPSFNGGAGATVFTVDISSLIDDDVNERNEGFWLLIEVQNEDDVTIERSGLALVIIKDNDPISIGFALPVYETIEQNRLIDDLVFIVKDGNVKSEQVLKILVMATSGSADMGVDFSALRLTELVFQPEDEAVPFPFYLYEDQIPEGVEYFPLFLSLDESQQGLQLSALSDAMVKIQDNDGNECDDTRLNDCAPNALCERTSDGHVCSCPPGFVGFPMVVCVDVDECSTPILNSCTPANLCVNTPGSFTCTCPPGDNQCISDKEMCSRDSDCGDRASCQNRPLGRCVCNDGFSGDGRTCTDIDECTAGTDECGSNSTCINTMGSYMCPCNKGFKRGSSIFECEDKDECAVYPNICENTEQCVNTPGSYECVLLNEATPRSRFNKTKSKGRKNKNRYDTRNNEESSSSSSSSSSSSRSSSSRSRS, from the exons ATGGCCACATatattgttttgctctctctACTTCTCCTTCACTTCAACGAAG GACGTGTAACTATTAAATTTGATGAGAGGCAAACAACCATTCGTGAAAATGATTGTGGAGAAATCCACGTTAGCATAACTGGACAGAGGGCAAGGGCCGTTTGTATAACAGTTAGGTCAATCACCTTCAGTGAATTCACCGGCCAACTTCCCTCTGAATATCCCCTGGAATCCCTCCCAGATCCAGCAGAGG ttgaGGACTTCAGCCATGATGCTATTACCTTGCCCTCATTCAATGGTGGTGCTGGAGCTACAGTTTTTACTGTTGACATATCATCTCTAATTGACGATGATGTAAACGAAAGGAATGAAGGTTTCTGGCTTTTGATTGAAGTGCAGAATGAAGATGATGTGACAATTGAGAGGAGCGGATTAGCTCTTGTTATAATTAAGGATAATGATC ccatCAGTATTGGATTTGCTCTACCAGTGTACGAAACAATCGAACAAAATAGGCTGATTGACGACCTCGTGTTTATCGTGAAGGACGGCAATGTGAAGTCTGAGCAGGTGCTTAAAATCCTCGTCATGGCTACATCTGGTTCAGCTGATATGG gggTCGACTTCTCGGCTTTACGTCTGACTGAGTTGGTGTTCCAACCTGAAGATGAGGCAGTCCCATTCCCATTCTACTTGTATGAGGATCAGATTCCAGAAGGAGTTGAGTATTTTCCACTGTTTTTATCATTGGATGAGAGCCAACAAGGACTGCAATTGAGTGCCCTATCTGATGCTATGGTGAAAATTCAGGATAATGATG GTAACGAGTGTGATGATACAAGACTTAATGACTGTGCCCCAAATGCCTTGTGTGAGCGTACTAGTGATGGTCACGTCTGTTCATGCCCTCCTGGATTTGTTGGGTTTCCaatggttgtttgtgttg ATGTTGATGAGTGCTCCACACCTATCCTTAATAGCTGCACTCCAGCCAACCTATGTGTCAACACTCCAGGGAGCTTCACGTGCACCTGTCCTCCTGGAGATAACCAGTGTA TTTCAGATAAGGAAATGTGTTCTCGAGACAGTGACTGTGGTGACCGTGCCTCCTGCCAAAACAGGCCCCTTGGCAGATGTGTCTGTAACGATGGTTTCTCTGGAGATGGACGAACATGTACTG ATATTGACGAGTGTACAGCTGGGACGGACGAGTGTGGGAGCAACTCTACCTGTATCAACACCATGGGCTCTTACATGTGTCCATGTAACAAAGGGTTCAAAAGAGGGAGTTCGATATTTGAGTGTGAAG ACAAAGATGAATGTGCTGTATACCCTAATATATGTGAGAACACTGAGCAATGTGTCAACACTCCTGGTAGCTACGAATGTGTCCTCCTGA ATGAGGCCACCCCTCGTAGCAGATTCAACAAGACAAAGAGCAAGGGCCGGAAAAATAAGAATAGATATGATACAAGGAACAATGAAGAGAGTAGTTCAAGCTCAAGTTCTTCCTCCAGTAGTTCAAGGAGTTCAAGTTCACGTTCACGTTCTTAA